Proteins encoded together in one Macadamia integrifolia cultivar HAES 741 chromosome 8, SCU_Mint_v3, whole genome shotgun sequence window:
- the LOC122085509 gene encoding uncharacterized protein LOC122085509 — protein MDCRICAAAGDLWVKLAGAGVGQIGGFSHESEHDLALMVSDFLENGSSGTDSRYSSDSDSGFSDLAHLAEKISFHKHIVDQFESDFLSKVQSLLLSINEIDLCCVKSGQCNASCIRFCLVKLLRFSGYDAAVCASKWQGCGKVPGGDHEYIDVVIYRDRGLSERLIIDVDFRSHFEIARAVESYDAILNSLPVVYVGSLSRLKQFLQVMVEAARSSLNQNSMPFPPWRSFAYLQAKWHSTYQRMLKPDGQSIQDTSSSDHKQCMGHLRRLKSSLQMEIEAERLLKPMNNDNIRRLKLDRLRPSAFRTI, from the exons ATGGATTGCCGCATCTGTGCTGCGGCTGGGGATCTTTGGGTTAAACTGGCGGGTGCTGGTGTCGGACAAATCGGTGGTTTCAGTCATGAAAGTGAGCACGATTTAGCTCTAATGGTCAGCGATTTTTTGGAGAATGGAAGCAGTGGAACTGATTCGAGGTACAGCAGCGATAGCGACTCTGGCTTCTCCGATCTCGCTCATCTTGCTGAGAAGATTTCG TTCCACAAGCACATAGTGGATCAGTTTGAAAGTGACTTCTTGTCAAAAGTTCAATCCCTTCTACTTTCCATCAACGAGATTGACCTTTGCTGTGTCAAGTCAGGCCAGTGCAATGCTAGCTGCATCAGGTTTTGTCTGGTAAAGCTTCTTAGATTTTCGGGTTATGACGCTGCTGTCTGTGCATCCAAGTGGCAAGGTTGTGGGAAGGTCCCCGGAG GTGATCATGAGTATATTGATGTCGTCATATATCGTGATCGAGGGCTCTCTGAACGCTTAATAATTGATGTCGATTTTCGTAGCCACTTTGAAATTGCAAGAGCCGTTGAATCTTATGATGCGATATTGAATTCTCTTCCAGTAGTTTATGTGGGCTCTCTGTCCAGGCTGAAACAATTCCTACAAGTTATGGTAGAAGCTGCAAGGTCTTCCCTCAACCAAAACTCGATGCCTTTTCCACCATGGAGGTCATTTGCTTATTTGCAAGCCAAGTGGCATTCGACCTACCAGAGAATGCTCAAACCGGATGGGCAGAGCATCCAAGACACTAGTTCTTCTGATCATAAGCAGTGCATGGGGCATTTGAGAAGGCTAAAATCTTCTCTCCAGATGGAAATTGAAGCAGAACGATTGTTGAAGCCCATGAACAATGATAATATCCGGAGGCTGAAGCTGGACAGGTTGCGGCCTTCCGCTTTCAGGACCATATGA
- the LOC122087648 gene encoding triosephosphate isomerase, cytosolic-like, which yields MGRKFIVGGNWKCNGTIDEVKKIVSMLNEAKVPSKDVVEVVVSPPFVFLPLVKSLLTPDIEVAAQNCWVKKGGAFTGEVSAEMLVNLGIPWVILGHSERRALLNESNEFVGDKVAYALAQGLKVIACVGETLEQRESGSTMTVVAEQTKAIADRVSNWDNVVLAYEPVWAIGTGKVATPAQAQEVHYELRKWLKQNVGAEVADKVRIMYGGSVNGANCKELAAKPDVDGFLVGGASLKPEFIDIIKSATVKTA from the exons ATGGGCAGAAAGTTCATCGTCGGCGGTAACTGGAAATGC AATGGAACTATTGACGAAGTTAAGAAGATTGTGTCCATGCTGAATGAAGCCAAGGTGCCTTCTAAAGATGTTGTAG AGGTTGTGGTAAGTCCTCCATTTGTGTTTCTTCCCCTGGTGAAGAGTCTATTAACGCCAGACATTGAAGTTGCGGCACAAAACTGTTGGGTGAAGAAAGGAGGTGCTTTTACCGGTGAGGTCAG TGCGGAGATGCTTGTCAATTTGGGCATTCCTTGGGTCATTCTTGGTCATTCTGAAAGGAGGGCTTTGTTAAATGAATCAAATGAG TTTGTTGGTGACAAAGTTGCATATGCACTTGCTCAAGGATTGAAGGTGATTGCTTGTGTTGGAGAGACTCTTGAGCAGCGAGAATCTGGATCTACCATGACTGTTGTTGCAGAACAAACAAAAGCAATTGCAG ATCGAGTTTCAAATTGGGATAATGTTGTTTTGGCCTATGAGCCTGTGTGGGCCATCGGAACTGGAAAGGTGGCAACTCCTGCCCAGGCACAGGAA GTGCATTATGAATTGAGGAAATGGCTTAAACAAAATGTTGGTGCTGAAGTTGCTGACAAAGTCAGGATTATGTATGGAG GTTCTGTTAATGGTGCAAACTGCAAGGAATTGGCAGCAAAACCTGACGTTGATGGATTTTTGGTTGGCGGAGCTTCTCTAAAG CCTGAGTTCATTGACATTATCAAGTCTGCCACTGTGAAGACTGCCTAA
- the LOC122087306 gene encoding receptor-like cytoplasmic kinase 176, producing MGACWSSRIKAESSPSNTGVNSKHVSKDGTELSGTISKVSSVSVPQTPRSECEILESTNLKSFSFGELKMSTRNFRPDSVLGEGGFGSVFKGWIDEHAFTATKPGSGIVIAVKRLKQESFQGHREWLAEVNYLGQLYHPNLVKLIGYCLEDEHRLLVYEFMARGSLENHLFRRGSYFQPLSWNLRMKVALDAAKGLAFLHGAETKVIYRDFKTSNILLDSNYNAKLSDFGLAKDGPTGDKSHVSTRVMGTYGYAAPEYLATGHLTAKSDVYSFGVVLLELLSGRRAIDKNRPSGEHKLVEWAKPCLTNKRKLFRVLDTRLEGQYSLNGAQKVADLDLQCLSTEAKLRPNMDEVVTALEQLQDTKDVSTQNGDNPKRQNYSMGGAKSRRRSADEVSNRKAAAYPRPSASPLYA from the exons ATGGGGGCTTGCTGGAGCTCTCGAATCAAGGCAGAGAGTAGTCCATCTAACACAG GGGTGAATTCAAAGCATGTTAGCAAAGATGGAACTGAACTAAGTGGTACAATTAGCAAGGTCTCCTCTGTTTCCGTGCCTCAAACCCCTCGGAGTGAGTGTGAGATTTTGGAGTCCACTAATTTAAAGAGCTTTAGCTTTGGCGAACTCAAAATGTCCACCAGAAACTTCCGACCTGATAGTGTCCTGGGAGAAGGGGGATTTGGTTCGGTCTTTAAGGGGTGGATAGATGAACATGCATTTACAGCTACCAAGCCTGGCAGTGGAATCGTTATCGCTGTTAAAAGGCTCAAGCAAGAAAGTTTCCAGGGCCACAGAGAATGGTTG GCAGAAGTTAACTATTTGGGGCAGCTGTATCATCCCAATCTTGTAAAATTGATTGGCTACTGCTTAGAAGATGAACACCGGCTTTTAGTGTATGAATTTATGGCCCGTGGAAGTTTGGAGAATCATCTGTTCAGGA GGGGTTCTTACTTCCAACCACTTTCTTGGAACCTCCGCATGAAGGTTGCTCTTGATGCTGCAAAGGGGcttgcatttcttcatggtgctGAGACAAAAGTTATATATCGTGATTTCAAGACTTCTAATATTCTTCTAGATTCG AACTACAATGCAAAACTTTCTGATTTTGGTTTGGCCAAAGATGGTCCAACTGGTGATAAGAGCCATGTCTCTACTAGAGTCATGGGGACCTATGGATATGCAGCTCCAGAGTACCTGGCTACAG GTCATCTTACTGCCAAGAGCGATGTATACAGCTTTGGTGTTGTTCTCCTGGAACTGTTATCAGGTCGACGAGCTATAGACAAAAACCGGCCATCTGGAGAGCACAAACTAGTGGAATGGGCCAAGCCTTGTTTGACAAACAAACGTAAACTTTTCCGTGTTCTAGACACACGTCTGGAAGGGCAGTACTCATTGAATGGAGCCCAAAAGGTAGCAGACCTTGATCTCCAATGTCTCTCCACAGAAGCCAAGTTAAGGCCAAACATGGATGAGGTGGTAACAGCATTGGAGCAGCTTCAAGACACCAAAGATGTAAGTACTCAGAATGGGGACAACCCAAAACGGCAAAACTACTCCATGGGTGGAGCCAAGTCCCGCAGAAGAAGTGCAGATGAAGTTTCTAATCGGAAAGCAGCTGCTTATCCCAGGCCATCTGCTTCACCCCTTTACGCTTGA